A stretch of the Bradyrhizobium arachidis genome encodes the following:
- a CDS encoding bifunctional 3-(3-hydroxy-phenyl)propionate/3-hydroxycinnamic acid hydroxylase, with translation MQDKSASPDYDVVIVGRGPVGATLANLLGLCGVRTLVLEREARAYHLPRAVHFDDECMRVFQTIGLADDILPQVILSPGMLFKDAAGRLILDWSRPQTPTAMGWHLSYRFHQPDLEEILIGGLRRWSHVELRNRCEVFALDQDESGVRVRYEDLSSGGLTEIRATYVIGCDGARSLVRRFIGSGMDDLGFHERWLVIDALLKRDRADLGDYSIQHCDPQRPATYVRGTGNRRRWEITVHPDEDSNAVTQPAKMWELLSKWITPDDADLERAAVYTFHSVIAQAWRNGRLLLAGDSAHQTPPFLGQGMCAGIRDAANLAWKLRDVLQGRADAGLLDTYQSERCPHVREFIELAIRLGGVINTRDIEAGLAAGEARKDAPVKLEVRKPLLGPGLGIGDLPMAGQLAPQFMLTDGRRSDDRTGYNNVLLVAAAASLSTPVQSALAQAGIAVLTSADAEELGRWLSEHGLKAALVRPDRYIRGAARNDAEFDQLIAAAAPSTRVPSAA, from the coding sequence ATGCAAGATAAATCCGCCTCCCCGGACTACGACGTTGTGATCGTCGGGCGCGGCCCCGTCGGGGCCACGCTCGCCAATCTGCTGGGCCTGTGCGGCGTGCGAACGCTGGTGCTGGAACGCGAAGCGCGAGCCTATCATCTGCCGCGCGCGGTGCACTTCGACGACGAATGCATGCGCGTGTTCCAGACCATCGGGCTCGCCGACGACATTCTGCCCCAGGTCATTCTGAGCCCCGGGATGCTGTTCAAGGACGCCGCGGGTCGGCTGATCCTGGACTGGTCGCGGCCGCAGACGCCCACGGCGATGGGCTGGCATCTCAGCTACCGCTTTCACCAGCCCGATCTGGAAGAGATCCTCATTGGCGGCCTGCGGCGCTGGTCGCATGTCGAGCTGCGCAACCGTTGTGAAGTGTTTGCGCTCGATCAGGACGAGAGCGGCGTTCGCGTACGCTACGAGGATTTGTCCAGCGGAGGGCTCACCGAGATCCGCGCGACCTATGTGATCGGCTGCGACGGCGCCCGTTCGCTGGTCCGCCGTTTCATCGGCTCCGGCATGGACGATCTCGGCTTTCACGAGCGCTGGCTGGTCATCGATGCGCTGCTGAAGCGCGATCGGGCCGACCTCGGCGACTACAGCATCCAGCATTGCGATCCACAGCGGCCGGCAACCTATGTGCGCGGCACCGGCAACCGTCGCCGCTGGGAGATCACGGTCCATCCGGACGAGGACAGCAATGCGGTCACGCAGCCCGCAAAAATGTGGGAGCTGCTGTCAAAGTGGATCACGCCTGACGACGCCGACCTCGAGCGTGCCGCCGTCTACACGTTCCATTCGGTGATCGCGCAAGCGTGGCGCAATGGACGGCTGCTGCTCGCCGGCGACTCCGCGCACCAGACCCCGCCGTTCCTCGGACAGGGCATGTGCGCGGGAATCCGCGATGCTGCCAACCTCGCCTGGAAGCTCCGCGACGTGCTGCAAGGGCGCGCCGACGCCGGCCTCCTCGACACCTACCAAAGCGAGCGTTGCCCGCATGTGCGCGAGTTCATCGAGCTCGCGATTCGGCTCGGCGGCGTCATCAACACCAGGGACATCGAGGCCGGACTTGCCGCAGGCGAAGCGCGCAAGGACGCGCCGGTCAAGCTGGAGGTGAGAAAGCCCCTGCTCGGTCCCGGGCTCGGGATCGGCGATCTCCCGATGGCGGGACAGCTCGCGCCGCAGTTCATGCTCACCGACGGCCGGCGCAGCGACGATCGCACCGGGTACAACAATGTCCTCCTCGTCGCAGCAGCCGCATCGCTCTCCACGCCCGTCCAGTCCGCACTCGCACAAGCCGGCATCGCGGTCCTGACGAGCGCGGACGCCGAAGAACTCGGGCGCTGGCTGAGCGAGCACGGCCTCAAGGCCGCGCTTGTCCGCCCCGACCGCTACATCCGCGGCGCTGCGCGCAACGATGCTGAGTTCGACCAGCTCATCGCTGCCGCCGCGCCATCAACCCGTGTGCCGTCCGCGGCCTGA
- a CDS encoding DNA-binding transcriptional regulator: MSKERTQSGRPRQSEGVRAFKRGLDVLREVNRSGGIRAGDVARQLDLPRPTVYRLLETLEELGYVARSASDDRFRVTRHALGLGDGYDPGVVICQAAAPYLAELSKTLVWPVDLSTYENAAMVVQETTHSRSPLSIDRGMIGKRLPMLRTSAGRAYLAACPPREREMIVNHLRRIDEADDRPFLDGERLTRMIAETAKRGYAVRSEGEYNPKTASIAVPIVRDEVVFGCISIIWIRSALTLDEAVTQYVAPLREAAAAIPVA; the protein is encoded by the coding sequence GTGTCCAAGGAGCGGACGCAGTCCGGGCGGCCCAGGCAATCCGAGGGCGTCCGCGCCTTCAAGCGGGGCCTCGACGTGCTGCGCGAGGTCAACCGCTCCGGCGGCATCCGTGCCGGCGACGTCGCGCGCCAGCTCGACCTCCCCCGCCCCACCGTCTATCGCCTGCTCGAGACGCTCGAGGAACTCGGCTATGTCGCGCGCAGCGCCAGCGACGACCGCTTTCGCGTCACGCGGCACGCTCTCGGCCTCGGTGACGGCTACGACCCCGGCGTCGTGATCTGCCAGGCGGCCGCACCCTATCTTGCCGAACTCAGCAAGACGCTGGTCTGGCCGGTCGATCTCTCGACATACGAGAACGCGGCGATGGTGGTCCAGGAGACCACCCATTCGCGCAGCCCGCTGTCGATCGACCGCGGCATGATCGGCAAACGCCTGCCGATGCTGCGGACCTCAGCAGGGCGCGCCTATCTCGCCGCCTGCCCGCCGCGCGAACGCGAGATGATTGTCAATCATCTGCGCCGGATCGACGAGGCCGATGATCGCCCCTTCCTCGACGGCGAACGCCTCACGCGCATGATCGCCGAGACCGCGAAGCGCGGCTACGCCGTCCGCAGCGAAGGCGAATACAATCCCAAGACCGCCTCGATCGCGGTCCCGATCGTCCGCGACGAAGTCGTGTTCGGCTGCATCTCCATCATCTGGATCCGCTCGGCGCTGACCCTCGACGAGGCGGTCACACAATATGTCGCGCCGCTGCGCGAGGCCGCCGCCGCGATTCCGGTCGCGTGA
- a CDS encoding VOC family protein, translating to MEITALGYIGIASSQLEQWSRMATGLLGMQQVDRGGQMRAFRMDDRRQRLIVDGGSDAGLAVMGWEVQSTAELNRLAARLEGHRVKVTRGSRALADERHVTELIAFADPAGNRLEAFCKPALATEPFKPGRPISGFRTGALGMGHVVLNVENVEVLLPFYRDVLGFHVSDFGLKPYGLYFFHVNGRHHSFAMVGSGRKAMHHFMVELGSLDDVGQGYDLAQMDDDRIAYTLGRHTNDHMTSFYVNTPSGFFIEYGWGGRVIDPATWQPHETFDGPSLWGHERLHMPEEQRKRMRDMRLDAAARGVRVPDPRVPPMNCAWLDSVIAQE from the coding sequence ATGGAAATCACCGCGCTCGGCTATATCGGCATCGCATCGTCGCAACTCGAGCAGTGGAGCCGGATGGCGACCGGGTTGCTTGGCATGCAACAGGTCGATCGTGGCGGCCAGATGCGTGCATTCCGCATGGACGATCGCAGGCAGCGCCTGATCGTGGATGGCGGCAGTGACGCCGGCCTTGCGGTGATGGGCTGGGAGGTGCAGAGCACCGCCGAGCTCAATCGTCTCGCTGCTCGGCTGGAGGGTCACCGTGTGAAAGTGACGCGGGGATCGCGCGCGCTGGCCGACGAGCGTCACGTGACCGAGCTGATCGCGTTCGCGGACCCCGCAGGCAATCGCCTCGAAGCATTTTGCAAGCCGGCGCTCGCGACCGAACCGTTCAAGCCGGGACGGCCGATCTCCGGCTTTCGCACCGGCGCGCTCGGCATGGGGCACGTCGTGCTGAACGTCGAGAACGTCGAGGTGCTGCTGCCGTTCTACCGCGATGTGCTCGGCTTCCACGTCTCCGATTTCGGGCTAAAACCTTACGGGCTCTACTTCTTCCACGTCAACGGACGCCACCACAGTTTTGCGATGGTCGGCTCGGGGCGGAAAGCGATGCACCATTTCATGGTCGAGCTCGGAAGTCTTGACGATGTCGGCCAGGGCTATGACCTCGCGCAGATGGACGATGATCGCATCGCCTATACGCTGGGGCGCCACACCAACGACCACATGACCTCGTTCTACGTGAACACGCCGTCCGGCTTCTTCATCGAGTATGGCTGGGGCGGACGCGTGATCGATCCCGCGACCTGGCAGCCGCATGAGACCTTCGACGGCCCGTCGCTATGGGGCCATGAGCGGCTCCATATGCCCGAAGAGCAGCGCAAGCGTATGCGCGACATGCGTCTCGATGCGGCGGCACGCGGCGTCCGCGTGCCAGACCCGCGCGTGCCACCCATGAACTGCGCGTGGCTGGATTCGGTGATCGCGCAGGAGTGA
- a CDS encoding L-idonate 5-dehydrogenase, translated as MRAVVIHAPKDLRIDNFPDPLPASGEVRVKIANGGICGSDLHYYHHGGFGTVRIQQPMALGHEIAGVVAAVGDGVAHLKPGTRVAVNPSKPCGQCLHCQEGMRNQCLDMRFMGSAMRNPHVQGGFREYVTVDAAQAIPIAERLSLAEAAVAEPLAVCLHAGKQAGPLLGKRVLITGCGPIGALMILVSRFGGAAEIVVTDVADAPLSVAKTLGASHAVNVASNAPALDPWRAGKGVFDTLFEASGSQAALRTALDLLRPGATIVQLGLGGEMTLPINSIVAKELQLRGTFRFDPEFELALRLMGEGLIDVKPLITAAMPFENAVAAFELASDRSKSMKVQLTF; from the coding sequence ATGCGCGCCGTCGTCATTCACGCGCCAAAAGATCTCCGGATCGACAATTTTCCCGATCCGCTACCCGCTTCCGGCGAAGTCCGCGTCAAGATCGCCAATGGCGGCATCTGCGGCTCGGATCTGCACTATTATCACCATGGCGGCTTCGGCACGGTGCGGATCCAGCAGCCGATGGCGCTGGGCCACGAGATCGCGGGCGTCGTCGCCGCTGTCGGCGACGGCGTCGCGCATCTGAAACCGGGCACGCGCGTCGCGGTCAACCCGAGCAAGCCGTGCGGGCAGTGCCTGCACTGCCAGGAGGGCATGCGCAACCAGTGCCTGGACATGCGCTTCATGGGCAGTGCGATGCGCAATCCTCATGTGCAGGGCGGGTTTCGCGAATATGTCACGGTCGATGCCGCGCAGGCGATCCCGATCGCGGAGAGACTGTCACTGGCCGAGGCCGCGGTGGCCGAGCCGCTCGCCGTCTGCCTTCACGCCGGCAAGCAGGCCGGCCCCCTCCTCGGCAAGCGCGTGCTGATCACCGGCTGTGGCCCGATCGGGGCGCTGATGATCCTGGTGTCGCGCTTTGGTGGTGCCGCCGAGATCGTGGTGACCGATGTCGCCGATGCCCCACTCTCGGTCGCCAAGACACTCGGCGCCAGCCATGCGGTCAATGTCGCGTCGAACGCCCCTGCGCTCGATCCCTGGCGCGCCGGCAAGGGCGTGTTCGACACGTTGTTCGAGGCGTCCGGCAGCCAGGCCGCGCTGCGCACCGCGCTCGACCTGTTGCGGCCGGGCGCGACCATCGTGCAGCTTGGCCTCGGCGGCGAGATGACGTTGCCGATCAACAGCATCGTCGCCAAGGAGCTGCAACTGCGCGGCACCTTCCGCTTCGATCCCGAGTTCGAGCTGGCGCTGCGCCTGATGGGCGAAGGCCTGATCGACGTCAAACCGCTGATCACGGCCGCGATGCCGTTCGAGAACGCGGTCGCCGCCTTCGAACTCGCCAGCGACCGCTCGAAATCGATGAAGGTGCAGCTGACGTTCTGA
- a CDS encoding SDR family oxidoreductase, with translation MSTALFDLSGRTALVTGSSRGLGRAIAEGMAKAGARLIINGVDPKRVETAVAEFRAAGHQAEGAAFNVTDEPAIVAAFERFDREGIAVDILVNNAGIQHRKPLVEFTTDEWRKVIETDLTSAFVIGREAAKRMIPRKHGKIINIGSLGSELARPTIAPYTAAKGGIKNLTRSMAVEWAQYGLQANAIGPGYMLTDMNEALMSNPEFNNWLMGRIPSKRWGKPDELVGAAIFLASDAATYVNGQIIYVDGGMMAAM, from the coding sequence ATGAGCACTGCCCTCTTCGATCTCTCCGGCCGCACCGCGCTCGTGACCGGCTCCTCTCGCGGCCTCGGCCGCGCCATTGCCGAAGGCATGGCGAAAGCCGGCGCAAGACTGATCATCAACGGCGTCGATCCGAAGCGCGTGGAGACGGCAGTCGCCGAGTTTCGCGCCGCCGGGCATCAGGCCGAAGGCGCCGCCTTCAACGTTACCGACGAACCCGCGATCGTCGCCGCCTTCGAGCGCTTCGACCGCGAGGGCATCGCGGTCGACATCCTCGTCAACAATGCCGGCATCCAGCACCGCAAGCCGCTGGTCGAGTTCACCACCGACGAATGGCGCAAGGTGATCGAGACGGATCTGACCAGCGCTTTCGTGATCGGTCGCGAGGCGGCCAAGCGTATGATCCCGCGCAAGCACGGCAAGATCATCAATATCGGCTCGCTCGGCAGCGAGTTGGCCCGCCCGACGATTGCTCCCTACACCGCGGCGAAGGGCGGCATCAAGAATCTGACCCGCTCGATGGCCGTCGAATGGGCGCAGTATGGACTTCAGGCCAACGCGATCGGCCCCGGTTACATGCTGACCGACATGAACGAAGCGCTGATGTCCAATCCTGAGTTCAACAACTGGCTGATGGGCCGCATCCCCTCCAAGCGCTGGGGCAAGCCGGATGAACTGGTGGGCGCGGCGATCTTCCTCGCCTCCGATGCCGCGACCTATGTCAACGGCCAGATCATCTATGTCGACGGCGGCATGATGGCCGCGATGTAA
- a CDS encoding mandelate racemase/muconate lactonizing enzyme family protein, protein MKITSIETLRTEEFANVIWVRVHTDTGVIGLGETFYGAGAVEAQIHDTFAGRLIGRNPLHIEAIHRDMLNLPMAQSSTGVEYRAASAIDIALWDLFGKVCGQPVHQMLGGLCRDKQRIYNTCAGTKYVRSTNISPVANWNLGATQGQYEDLDAFMTRADALAESLLESGISAMKIWPFDPAAQENKGLFITAAQMKQAIEPFEKIRKAVGDKMEIMVELHSLWNLPTAKQIARALEPYKPTWYEDPIRMNSPQALAEYARSTDVWVCASETLGSRFPYKDMLDRDAMHVVMADLCWTGGLTEGRKIAAMAETYHRPFAPHDCIGPVGFIAAIHMSFSQPNTLIQESVRAFYKGWYNELVTTMPVIRDGYVYPMEGPGLGVDLLPAVFDRSDLTVRRTNA, encoded by the coding sequence GTGAAGATCACCTCAATCGAAACCCTGCGCACGGAAGAGTTCGCCAACGTCATCTGGGTGCGGGTGCACACCGATACTGGCGTCATCGGCCTCGGCGAGACCTTCTATGGTGCAGGCGCCGTCGAGGCGCAGATCCACGACACCTTTGCCGGCCGCCTCATCGGCCGCAATCCCCTGCATATCGAGGCGATCCACCGCGACATGCTCAATCTGCCGATGGCGCAGTCCTCCACCGGCGTTGAATATCGCGCGGCCTCTGCCATCGATATCGCGTTGTGGGATTTGTTCGGCAAAGTCTGCGGCCAGCCGGTGCACCAGATGCTCGGCGGCCTCTGCCGCGACAAGCAGCGCATCTACAACACCTGCGCCGGCACCAAATATGTCCGCTCGACCAATATCAGCCCGGTCGCGAACTGGAATCTCGGGGCTACCCAGGGCCAGTACGAAGACCTCGACGCCTTCATGACCCGCGCCGACGCGCTCGCCGAAAGCCTTCTGGAGAGCGGCATCTCGGCGATGAAGATCTGGCCGTTCGATCCGGCGGCGCAGGAGAACAAGGGCCTGTTCATCACGGCCGCCCAGATGAAGCAGGCGATCGAGCCGTTCGAAAAGATTCGCAAGGCCGTCGGCGACAAAATGGAGATCATGGTCGAACTCCACTCGCTCTGGAACCTGCCGACTGCGAAACAGATCGCGCGTGCGCTGGAACCCTACAAGCCGACCTGGTACGAGGATCCGATCCGGATGAACTCACCGCAGGCGCTCGCCGAATACGCACGCTCGACCGACGTCTGGGTCTGCGCCAGCGAGACGCTGGGCTCGCGCTTCCCCTACAAGGACATGCTGGATCGCGACGCCATGCATGTGGTGATGGCGGATTTGTGCTGGACTGGCGGCCTGACCGAGGGCCGCAAGATCGCGGCAATGGCCGAGACCTATCACCGCCCCTTTGCCCCGCACGACTGCATCGGCCCGGTCGGCTTCATCGCCGCCATCCACATGTCGTTCAGCCAGCCCAACACGCTGATCCAGGAATCGGTACGCGCGTTCTACAAGGGCTGGTACAATGAGCTCGTCACCACCATGCCCGTGATCAGGGACGGCTATGTCTATCCGATGGAAGGTCCCGGGCTCGGCGTCGATCTGCTCCCTGCGGTATTCGATCGCAGCGATCTCACCGTGCGCCGCACCAACGCATAA
- a CDS encoding GntR family transcriptional regulator, with protein sequence MVRRKRALEVVQPDGEGRPSRRNRVNFFQLAYQKIEDLLVNCELKPGQFLTMLELQHLTGFGRTPVHHAVNTLAADTLIIIRPRHGLQIAPIDLARERMLLGLRRDMERFVIRLAADRASLSHRNQALHIERLLKERRASLTLDEFNQIDRRIDALILEAAGEPFLAHTLRPLHTLYRRIGFIHHRCMPGQGDLSGTIDSHLAILNAVANRRVDRAVKASDALIDFMDSMFEGMEAGIDPRLLDCSIEPLLGA encoded by the coding sequence ATGGTGCGCCGCAAACGCGCGCTCGAGGTGGTGCAGCCCGATGGTGAGGGCAGGCCCAGCCGGCGCAATCGCGTCAATTTCTTTCAGCTTGCCTATCAGAAGATCGAGGATCTCCTCGTCAATTGCGAGCTCAAGCCCGGTCAGTTCCTGACCATGCTGGAGCTTCAGCATCTCACCGGTTTCGGCCGCACGCCGGTGCATCATGCGGTGAACACGCTCGCCGCCGACACGCTCATCATCATCCGCCCGCGCCATGGCTTGCAGATCGCGCCGATCGATCTGGCGCGTGAGCGCATGCTGCTGGGCCTGCGCCGCGACATGGAGCGTTTTGTCATCCGGCTCGCCGCCGACCGCGCCAGCCTTTCGCACCGGAACCAGGCGCTGCATATCGAGCGTCTCTTGAAGGAGCGGCGCGCGAGCCTCACGCTCGACGAATTCAACCAGATCGACCGCCGCATCGACGCGCTGATCCTGGAGGCGGCGGGCGAGCCGTTCCTAGCGCACACGCTGCGGCCGCTGCACACGCTCTATCGCCGGATCGGCTTCATCCATCATCGCTGCATGCCGGGGCAGGGCGATTTGTCCGGCACCATCGACAGCCATCTCGCCATTCTCAACGCGGTTGCCAATCGCCGCGTCGATCGCGCCGTCAAGGCCAGCGACGCGCTGATCGACTTCATGGACTCGATGTTCGAGGGGATGGAGGCGGGGATCGATCCGCGCCTCCTGGATTGCAGCATCGAGCCGCTGCTCGGCGCCTGA
- a CDS encoding MFS transporter — MQTMAVPQQTAIDSAVRYLITNYSPKGNKVGWLMMASILVEAWDLYSIAFVLIFIREQYNPDPLMLGLAAAGTQGGALIGALIGGWLSDKIGRRVMFLVTMVLFIILALAQAFVPGVGWLVVIRFLLGIPLGSDISTGYTYIMESMAKGEREVMGNRWQFMFAVGEVLTVGVIVLFLLVNINHETLWRVTLGLGALPALIILVMRHDVPETAVWLVQKGRFREAKQVAREMFNDNLDMLPNQDVVLPKTNTMAFLADLRKDPIRWRATVYGWIACFAQASEFSTFAFYLPVLFAMVGVSSVLGNNLVTMALFSFAALSGWVGPLLTPKIGHRGIAIAGFAIVLVSLLVAAFALYTDNKVLLPLAAAGMLWGHYWDASNCMTIPTMVARPQYRGTASGFAYMFVKLPAFLAIFLFPSLFAAIGQANATLFVAIFPLIGLLAAIFILPEVYGYEND; from the coding sequence ATGCAAACAATGGCCGTGCCGCAACAGACCGCGATCGACAGCGCGGTGCGCTACCTCATCACCAACTACAGTCCGAAGGGCAACAAGGTCGGCTGGCTGATGATGGCCTCGATCCTGGTCGAGGCCTGGGATCTCTATTCCATCGCCTTCGTGCTGATCTTCATCCGCGAGCAGTACAACCCCGATCCGCTGATGCTCGGCCTCGCCGCGGCCGGTACGCAGGGCGGCGCCTTGATCGGCGCGCTGATCGGCGGCTGGCTCTCCGACAAGATCGGCCGCCGCGTGATGTTTTTGGTGACGATGGTGCTGTTCATCATTCTGGCACTGGCGCAGGCCTTCGTGCCCGGGGTCGGCTGGCTCGTCGTGATCCGCTTCCTGCTCGGCATACCCCTCGGCAGCGACATTTCGACCGGCTACACCTACATCATGGAATCCATGGCCAAGGGCGAGCGCGAGGTCATGGGTAATCGCTGGCAGTTCATGTTCGCGGTCGGCGAAGTCCTGACCGTCGGCGTCATCGTGCTGTTCCTGCTCGTCAACATCAACCACGAGACGCTGTGGCGCGTGACGCTCGGCCTCGGCGCGCTGCCTGCGCTGATCATCCTGGTGATGCGGCACGACGTGCCGGAGACTGCGGTGTGGCTGGTGCAGAAGGGGCGTTTCCGCGAAGCCAAGCAGGTGGCCCGCGAGATGTTCAACGACAATCTCGACATGCTGCCGAACCAAGACGTCGTGCTGCCCAAGACCAATACTATGGCCTTCCTCGCCGACTTGCGGAAGGATCCGATCCGCTGGCGCGCGACGGTCTATGGTTGGATCGCCTGCTTCGCCCAGGCCAGCGAGTTCTCCACCTTCGCCTTCTATCTGCCGGTGCTGTTCGCCATGGTTGGCGTCTCCTCGGTGCTCGGCAACAATCTGGTGACGATGGCGCTGTTCTCCTTCGCGGCGCTCTCGGGCTGGGTCGGACCGCTCTTGACGCCGAAGATCGGCCATCGCGGCATCGCGATTGCGGGCTTCGCGATCGTGCTGGTGTCGCTGCTGGTCGCGGCCTTCGCGCTCTACACCGACAACAAGGTGCTGTTGCCGCTCGCCGCCGCCGGCATGCTGTGGGGCCATTATTGGGACGCGTCGAACTGCATGACTATCCCGACCATGGTGGCCCGGCCGCAATATCGTGGCACGGCCAGCGGTTTTGCCTACATGTTCGTCAAGCTGCCGGCGTTCCTGGCGATCTTCCTGTTCCCGTCGCTGTTCGCAGCGATCGGGCAGGCCAATGCGACACTGTTCGTCGCGATCTTCCCGCTGATCGGGTTGCTCGCCGCGATCTTCATCCTGCCGGAAGTCTACGGCTACGAGAACGATTGA
- a CDS encoding arsenic transporter, producing MPHDAFWAWSIILPATAGVLIRPFRLPEAIWALLGAAALVLFGFLTWREALTGVEKGVDVYLFLIGMMLIAELARLEGLFDYLAALAVEHSHGSPQRLFLLIYIVGTLVTVLLSNDATAIVLTPAVYAATRAAGAKPLPYLFVCAFIANAASFVLPISNPANLVVFGSRMPHLTEWLRQFALPSIAAIVLTYVVLRLTQHRALKEETIARKVPHPKLSRGGKLTAIGIVAIGIVLVTASALDKQLGLPTFICGVVTTALVLLLSRQSPMPVLKHVSWSVLPLVGGLFVMVEALVKTGVIGHLSALLHEAVGQSAPKAAWSVGIATALATNIANNLPVGLVAGSIVSADHLPVSVVSAILIGVDLGPNLSITGSLATILWLVALRREKIEVGAWPFLKLGLLVTPPALIAALAAAIR from the coding sequence GTGCCGCATGACGCCTTCTGGGCCTGGAGCATCATTCTGCCTGCGACCGCAGGCGTCCTCATCCGCCCGTTTCGCCTGCCCGAGGCGATCTGGGCGCTCTTGGGCGCGGCCGCGCTGGTGCTGTTCGGTTTCCTGACGTGGCGCGAGGCGCTCACCGGCGTCGAGAAGGGCGTCGACGTCTATCTCTTCCTGATCGGCATGATGTTGATCGCCGAGCTCGCCCGGCTCGAGGGCCTGTTCGACTATCTCGCAGCGCTTGCGGTCGAACATTCGCATGGATCACCGCAGCGGCTGTTCCTCTTGATCTACATCGTCGGCACGCTGGTCACCGTACTACTGTCGAACGACGCCACCGCAATCGTGCTGACCCCGGCCGTCTATGCCGCCACGCGAGCGGCGGGTGCAAAGCCGCTGCCCTATCTCTTCGTCTGCGCCTTCATTGCCAATGCCGCGAGTTTTGTGCTGCCGATCTCCAACCCGGCGAACCTCGTGGTGTTCGGCTCGCGCATGCCGCATCTGACCGAATGGCTGCGCCAGTTCGCCCTGCCCTCAATCGCCGCGATCGTGCTGACCTATGTGGTGCTGCGCCTGACCCAGCACCGCGCGCTGAAGGAAGAGACCATCGCGCGAAAAGTGCCGCATCCAAAGCTCAGCCGCGGTGGCAAGCTGACCGCGATCGGGATTGTCGCGATCGGCATCGTGCTGGTCACGGCTTCGGCGCTGGACAAGCAACTGGGCCTGCCGACCTTCATCTGCGGTGTGGTCACGACCGCGCTCGTTCTGCTGCTCAGCCGGCAGTCGCCGATGCCTGTGCTGAAGCACGTCTCCTGGAGCGTGCTGCCACTGGTCGGCGGCCTCTTCGTGATGGTGGAAGCACTGGTCAAGACCGGCGTGATCGGCCATCTCAGCGCGCTCTTGCATGAGGCCGTCGGCCAATCGGCGCCGAAGGCGGCCTGGAGCGTCGGCATCGCCACCGCACTTGCCACCAACATCGCCAACAATTTGCCGGTCGGCCTCGTCGCCGGCTCGATCGTATCAGCCGATCACCTGCCGGTATCCGTCGTCAGCGCCATCCTGATCGGCGTCGATCTCGGGCCGAACCTCTCGATTACCGGCTCGCTTGCGACGATCCTTTGGCTGGTCGCGCTTCGCCGCGAGAAGATCGAGGTCGGCGCCTGGCCGTTCCTCAAGCTCGGCCTTTTGGTCACGCCGCCTGCCCTGATCGCGGCGCTCGCGGCCGCGATCAGGTAG